From the genome of Triticum aestivum cultivar Chinese Spring chromosome 3B, IWGSC CS RefSeq v2.1, whole genome shotgun sequence, one region includes:
- the LOC123064760 gene encoding uncharacterized protein has protein sequence MGEQQQHKKRPRCSASAEGSGGKKSSVLALSSSPVATAAPSAPAAPSPVATAKQGPAVAVTSPLAAMPPAPAAPSPAATTEGDMTTPAATVVVTSPVAAMAPAPAAPGSAAMVVDLEPTSPVATVKPVRVVKPEDEVAEQEDAAMLAGAAEDVEVAILALPKKSFHCAACLCPLKPPVFRCENEHFVCHACGGDGGANKRCGPCGRDVSYTHSRFMNGVVDAYKVPCLYKGYGCAVDDIPYHSAADHKASCKHAPCYCFDCRFVGSPAKLVRHLASPSGAHAWPVEKIKYEVPQPFVVPASSEDQRRLLVAEDGRVFLLAVGAGRDRGGRRPVTVVCVRGNADADADAKPLYTGVLWVDGPPAPPRQPLGCSFRLKATVASCSVPGAVDMEQGWLHAHVSPNMLHGGESGELHLRLCLTKLT, from the exons ATgggggagcagcagcagcacaagAAGAGGCCACGGTGCTCCGCGAgcgcggaggggagcggcggcaaGAAGTCGAGCGTCCTGGCGCTATCCAGCAGTCCGGTGGCCACCGCGGCACCATCGGCACCGGCGGCGCCCAGCCCTGTTGCCACGGCAAAGCAGGGCCCCGCGGTGGCGGTGACCAGTCCCCTGGCCGCCAtgccgccggcgccggccgcgCCCAGTCCAGCGGCCACGACGGAGGGAGACATGACTACGCCAGCCGCCACGGTCGTGGTGACCAGCCCAGTGGCCGCcatggcgccggcgccggcggcccccGGTTCAGCTGCCATGGTGGTGGACCTGGAGCCGACCAGTCCAGTGGCCACTGTGAAGCCAGTCCGCGTGGTGAAGCCGGAAGACGAAGTGGCCGAACAAGAAGATGCGGCAATGTTAGCCGGGGCGGCGGAAGATGTGGAGGTCGCCATCTTGGCCTTGCCGAAGAAGTCGTTTCACTGCGCCGCCTGTCTTTGCCCCCTCAAGCCTCCAGTATTCAGG TGCGAGAACGAGCACTTCGTGTGCCACgcctgcggcggcgacggcggcgcgaacAAGCGCTGCGGTCCATGCGGGCGCGACGTGTCCTACACCCACTCCCGCTTCATGAACGGCGTGGTCGACGCCTACAAGGTGCCGTGCCTCTACAAGGGATACGGTTGCGCCGTGGACGACATCCCCTACCACTCGGCCGCCGACCACAAGGCCAGCTGCAAGCACGCGCCCTGCTACTGCTTCGACTGCCGCTTCGTGGGCTCGCCGGCGAAGCTCGTGCGCCACCTCGCGTCGCCGTCCGGCGCGCACGCGTGGCCCGTGGAGAAGATCAAGTACGAGGTGCCCCAGCCGTTCGTCGTGCCGGCGTCGTCCGAGGACCAGCGCCGCCTGCTGGTCGCGGAGGACGGCCGCGTGTTCCTCCTGGCCGTGGGCGCCGGCAGGGACCGGGGCGGCCGCCGGCCCGTCACCGTCGTGTGCGTCAGGGGCAACGCCGACGCGGACGCGGACGCGAAGCCCCTGTACACGGGCGTGCTCTGGGTGGACGGCCCTCCGGCGCCCCCGCGCCAGCCGCTCGGGTGCAGCTTCAGGCTGAAGGCGACGGTGGCCAGCTGCTCCGTCCCCGGCGCCGTGGACATGGAGCAGGGCTGGCTCCACGCCCACGT